AGCAAAACTTCCAAGAAAATAATCACACACATGAACATCACCCATTACTCGCACACACTAAATACAAAGACaagcgcgcacacacacacgcaTAGAAAGATACATacaatgagaaagagagagcgagGATTCAAGAAAAACCCAGAAAGCAGTGAGAGAGATTCAGAGAAAGAGAGTGTTTTCTGGGCATTTGTTAAACACCCCAGAACTGTTCATTTTTCCAGGACACTgttcatgaataaaaaaaaaaataataataataataattggtatggaaaaatgaaaaagtggtattgggaagtaaaaaattttgttttgtagtgatttttttatttgaatagtaataaaaagtaaatgattagatataaaaagtgagtgatttgatataaaagtaataatatttttttgggaaaaaaatgaagtgaatagtgtggtggatgtgggggaatgtgagggagtttaacaaacacccccattGTCTTTCTCACTTTTGGTTTGGGTTAAGGTTATGAAGTGGGGGGCTAGGTTCGGATCCGAACCTGAGGCTACGGAATCGTAACGTTAGTTGTGGGTcatttttttgaattcaaatgGGTGGGGACGCATGTGCTTTCGTGGTCATTGAGGACGATCTCACCCGTCCTTTTTGACGACTGGATGGTAGAGATCAACGGATGAGATTTATCAGAAAGGGCTGCGTTGAACTTTGGGTTGGGCTTCTTGCTGGGCCTTTGGGCTTTGGCATGTTACGAGGTGTTTGTGGTGGATGATAAATCGCTAGCCTAGCGCGTGTATGGAAAAACCTTATTGGTAAGTCTACTTGATCATGTTACATTCGGAAGGTACATTACACGCGATGTAGTTGCGGTGTGGAGTTAATTAGTGCTTACATTCCGCCTTGTGATACGTATCATAGCTGTATGGTCCAAAAACTTGGGATTTGCTTTTGCTCGTAATTGGGATGTGAAACATGAACGTGATCTTCTTATATCCTCTTCAATGGAATCGAAATGGAAAttggaattatttatttattttacagtcaaaattagattttataaagttaatgatatatataatatatgtgataGACAAGTGATAAAAAATATTCTACATTCCATCTTCCATCCATTTCCATAACGTGAAAAAAGTGtatctaccattaaatttgtggaacaggatcctctcaatttcagttaaaatagaaagtatccatttaatataaaagtaatattgtcttaacattaaagttgaaggataaaatttataatattacccCTCTTTTTACACTAAATGGGAAATAAAGAGGAtcctattcaaaaaaaaaaaaaaatcattattattctCATAATGATAGAATAGCTCGTCCAGCGTCGAGAGATGTATGGGGAACTAGTCACAAGGCTTTCCAGAAGTGTAGCTCTACAGGGTCAGGTTTTCTCCAGGTAGCAGGGGACTTATATGCGAAGGGGGGGATAGAAATTCTGCGCTTGTTCTCAGTAATATCGAGAAGCATATGGCAACGACGAAATGCCTTGATTTTTTATGGCACTTTCGTCCATCCGGATTCTGTGGTTCGAGATGCTGAACAGGCAGTGTACGATTATGAGAAAGCAAATCAGCCCGAACACCAGAAAAATGCGTTCACTACACAACGTCAAGTTCTTTGGACCAAACCGGAAGCAGGGTGGATTAAAGTAAATGTGGATGcagctttgaataaaaaagaaggaGTGATGGGCTTCGGTCTAGTCATGCGTGATCAGGAAGGAACATTCTTAGCTGCAAAATGCATTAGAAAGAGGGGCTTGTGGGAATCAGTTGTGGCTGAGGCTTTGGCACTCTACCACGAGACTGTATTTGGGAGGGAGAAAGGAGTGCAGCATATTGTTATTAAAGGAGACGCAAAGCAAATTACTTATGCTATCCACGAGAAGGGGCTGAATACTAGTATGGTGGGACACCTGATTGGTGATGTCAAGCTAAACTTGAATATTTTCCCTAGGTGGCAAGTTAACCATGTACATCGTGAGGGGAATAGGGTGGCTCATGGCTTAGCAAGAATGGCCCTTCAACAGGTCAATGATACTGTATGGAGTAAGGAGTGTCCATCTTGTATCAGAGATATTATATTGACAGAACAGTTGCTCTATCAATGATCCATTTTATGAAAGATTATCaagtttgatttttcaaaaaaagaatagCTCTAAGAATAatatcccccaaaaaaaaaattctttattttcattCCAATGCCATCGAGGGGGTGGTCGCAACCACCCCTCCGGGCCATCTGGTGGTCGTGGGTCATTGCCCAACCCAAGCCACTACCTAGCCTTCCAACCGTCAATCATCACCCAACGCAACCCACCACTAGCCACCATCCGGTTCGACCTACCATTGCCAACCATATCTCGCAGTCCTCTACAATCCTCGACCATCGTCCCTAACAATCCTCCTTCGTCTTAGGCAACCATTTGTCGTTATCCCAACGACACTCTATCATCTTTGACCACCATCTAGCCCAGCTCACCTCCAGCCACCACTAGCCTAACTCACCATAGGCTAGAGATGTTGTGAGTGGAAGGTTGGGGCGGATGGTGGCCGAAGACGATGGAAGACCATTGGATATGGTTGTCAACTATAGGGTAGGCTAAAGGGTGGCCAATAGTTGCCATGGCTGAGCATTGGTTAGCGGTGGGTTAGGCTAGGTATGACTTGGGCTAATTGGTGGCTAGCAACAAGCTCTAATTTGGTTTAAGTgctataaaataatatttcttttaattttctcaaCTGTTCAAATTTAATCTCacaattatatttatatcttttcGTGATTGTCCAATTCCTATCACATATTTGACTTTTTATCAGCTATTAGCCTAAACACTTAAAAGATCATAATAATTTGAGTTCTTCCCGTAATAATACTATCATATAAGTCTTGCTGTTGAATTTTGCATAATGCCAAGCTCATTAGTTCCCACTTAACATGAAATCGTGAAGTTTCACATGCCATGTACTATGCTATAAATGTTACATACAAATTATTAAGCAAGCTAATGTCTTTTTTTAGTAAAAAGGGTCaagtaaaataatttcacaTGCAacacaaaaattataaaaaacacaaaagttaGGTGGAATAGCCCAACAAAAACCTGagtacaaagaaaaaatataaattctttCAGAGAATTAGCTAAATAAATGATCCAACCCATTAAATTGTTAGCGTGCAAGCCAAGAAGTCACATTAAATAAGAGTTTGAAGGGGCAATTTCGAGGCGAATTTGCCTAAAATAGTAGGGTGGGGGACGATGGTGGTAGTTGGATTGGGGCTGCTAGAGAGTAGAGAGATGAGCTCCACCACGATGTCCATCGTGGAAGGTACTCAATTAT
Above is a genomic segment from Corylus avellana chromosome ca9, CavTom2PMs-1.0 containing:
- the LOC132191757 gene encoding uncharacterized protein LOC132191757; the protein is MYGELVTRLSRSVALQGQAVYDYEKANQPEHQKNAFTTQRQVLWTKPEAGWIKVNVDAALNKKEGVMGFGLVMRDQEGTFLAAKCIRKRGLWESVVAEALALYHETVFGREKGVQHIVIKGDAKQITYAIHEKGLNTSMVGHLIGDVKLNLNIFPRWQVNHVHREGNRVAHGLARMALQQVNDTVWSKECPSCIRDIILTEQLLYQ